From a single Herbiconiux sp. SALV-R1 genomic region:
- a CDS encoding chorismate mutase yields MPETTSPAAASVGRVRGGAVAAVLVVAAALAGCTAGDGAGAGAAGETAVQPGATVTQTLSPTPTPTPTEDAVPTAAFDPVLQLLVERLNAAPDVAASKYFSGQPVTDEAREQAVLQAAADAATAAGADPDYVRDVFADQIAASKAVQEALLAEWRSGTTPPPTEAPDLATQVRPVLDRITTELVPALAAAEQYRAADGCGTAVGSSVATTSPGLAPSASGALAIATASLCD; encoded by the coding sequence GTGCCTGAGACGACATCGCCTGCTGCCGCATCCGTTGGTCGTGTGAGGGGTGGCGCGGTGGCGGCGGTGCTCGTCGTGGCGGCCGCGCTCGCGGGGTGCACCGCGGGCGACGGGGCGGGGGCGGGGGCCGCCGGGGAGACCGCGGTGCAGCCTGGCGCCACCGTGACCCAGACGCTCAGCCCCACGCCCACCCCCACCCCGACCGAAGACGCCGTCCCCACCGCCGCCTTCGACCCCGTGCTGCAGCTCCTCGTCGAGCGGCTGAACGCCGCGCCCGACGTGGCGGCGTCGAAGTACTTCAGCGGGCAGCCCGTCACCGACGAGGCGCGCGAGCAGGCCGTGCTGCAGGCGGCTGCCGACGCGGCGACGGCGGCGGGCGCCGACCCCGACTACGTTCGCGACGTGTTCGCCGACCAGATCGCCGCGAGCAAGGCCGTGCAGGAGGCGCTGCTCGCCGAGTGGCGCTCGGGCACGACGCCCCCGCCCACCGAGGCGCCCGACCTCGCCACGCAGGTGCGCCCCGTGCTCGACCGCATCACCACCGAGCTCGTCCCGGCGCTCGCCGCCGCCGAGCAGTACCGCGCGGCAGACGGATGCGGCACCGCCGTCGGCAGCTCCGTCGCCACCACCTCGCCCGGCCTGGCCCCCTCGGCGAGCGGCGCCCTGGCCATCGCCACCGCGAGCCTCTGCGACTGA